The Sphaerospermopsis torques-reginae ITEP-024 genome has a window encoding:
- a CDS encoding P-II family nitrogen regulator, whose translation MELFNRVEIIVSSLEQREVIDILNSVRVPGYTLIENSSGKGDRGICHNDLGREFSNSYISTICTNQTQFEYLIRDILPILKTIGGICLITTSNSQISDDFSPSLTSLNLSIPIMQEVQKVEIVIDTSHIEDALNILESVFVSGYTIIKDTSGKGDRGLASSDIDYGFSNSYIMTVCTNQKQLDNLVEKITPLLKKIGGVCLVTDAKWVNH comes from the coding sequence ATGGAACTCTTTAACCGAGTAGAAATCATTGTTAGCTCCCTGGAACAACGAGAAGTAATAGATATCCTTAATTCTGTGAGAGTTCCTGGATATACATTAATAGAAAATTCTTCCGGGAAAGGGGATAGGGGGATTTGTCATAACGATTTGGGGAGAGAATTTAGCAATAGTTATATTTCTACTATTTGCACTAATCAAACACAATTTGAATACCTGATCAGAGATATTTTACCAATCCTCAAAACCATTGGTGGTATTTGTTTAATTACCACAAGTAATTCTCAGATATCAGATGACTTTTCTCCCAGTCTAACAAGTCTAAATTTATCAATCCCTATTATGCAAGAAGTCCAAAAAGTAGAGATTGTTATTGATACATCTCACATTGAAGATGCTCTGAACATTTTAGAAAGTGTCTTCGTTTCGGGATATACAATTATTAAAGATACCTCTGGTAAAGGTGATCGAGGTTTAGCATCTTCCGATATTGACTATGGATTTAGTAATAGTTACATTATGACAGTCTGTACCAATCAAAAACAATTAGATAACCTAGTGGAAAAAATCACCCCTCTGCTGAAAAAAATCGGAGGTGTGTGTTTGGTGACTGATGCAAAATGGGTTAATCACTAA